In the Gammaproteobacteria bacterium genome, one interval contains:
- the xerC gene encoding site-specific tyrosine recombinase XerC, with product MRRAQRKNAAGLRSRRWQLPANGLSRALRDFIDATGAKGLSPRTLQHRQRAIKRFILWGDERGLNDPREITLPILERYQRHLYHYRKPNGEPLSFSSQYTELAPLKAFFRWLTREHHILYNPASELELPKVVHNLARYVLSVADVERIIAMPDTVTLLGLRDRTILEVLYSSAIRRSELMRLLIYDVDTKRGSLLVRNGKGAKDRIVPLGERACGWVDRYRRDGRDPFISGRDEGIMFLTSQGDALTDDHLTGIVKEHIQNAGITMRGACHLFRHACATHMLDNGADTRFIQALLGHASLESTQIYTHVALNKLKAVHEATHPATCHRNTTSNTTPNAQRDALLTVLAREVEEEETETESDTTPPQQFYRRPYAPRPNRRGPRKKKDESNEDVKA from the coding sequence ATGCGTAGAGCGCAACGCAAAAACGCTGCCGGTCTGCGAAGCCGTCGTTGGCAACTGCCTGCCAACGGCTTAAGTCGCGCGCTGCGCGACTTCATCGATGCCACTGGTGCCAAAGGCTTGTCACCGCGCACGCTGCAACACCGGCAGCGTGCCATCAAACGCTTCATCCTCTGGGGCGACGAACGTGGACTCAACGATCCGCGCGAGATCACGTTGCCCATCCTCGAACGCTACCAGCGCCATCTCTATCACTACCGCAAACCGAACGGCGAACCGCTCTCGTTCAGCAGCCAGTACACCGAGCTTGCACCGCTAAAAGCGTTCTTCCGTTGGCTCACACGCGAGCACCACATCCTCTACAACCCGGCGAGCGAGCTTGAGTTGCCGAAAGTCGTTCACAACCTGGCGCGCTACGTGCTCTCGGTCGCCGACGTCGAGCGCATCATCGCCATGCCGGACACCGTGACGTTGTTGGGCCTACGCGATCGAACGATCCTCGAAGTGCTTTACTCCAGCGCGATCCGGCGCTCGGAACTAATGCGGTTGTTGATCTATGACGTGGACACGAAACGCGGCTCGCTACTCGTGCGCAACGGCAAAGGTGCCAAGGATCGCATCGTGCCCCTCGGTGAGCGCGCATGTGGTTGGGTCGATCGTTATCGTCGTGACGGGCGCGATCCGTTCATCAGCGGTCGTGATGAAGGCATCATGTTCTTAACCTCGCAAGGTGATGCGCTGACCGACGACCACTTGACCGGCATCGTCAAGGAGCACATCCAGAACGCCGGCATCACGATGCGCGGCGCCTGTCACTTGTTCCGTCATGCCTGCGCGACTCACATGCTCGACAACGGCGCCGACACACGCTTCATCCAAGCGTTGCTCGGACACGCGAGTTTAGAGAGCACACAGATCTACACGCACGTCGCACTCAACAAGTTGAAGGCGGTGCATGAGGCGACGCATCCGGCAACGTGCCATCGCAACACCACCAGCAACACGACACCGAATGCGCAACGTGACGCGTTGCTCACCGTGCTCGCGAGAGAAGTGGAAGAAGAGGAAACCGAAACCGAAAGCGACACGACACCGCCGCAACAGTTCTACCGCCGACCCTACGCCCCACGACCTAACCGACGCGGCCCGCGAAAGAAGAAAGACGAGAGCAATGAGGACGTCAAGGCGTGA
- a CDS encoding toprim domain-containing protein, with the protein MPQRIPPDDIERLKQTVSIERLVEAAGIELKRHGKTLMGRCPFHDDKTPSLAITPDKNLWHCLGACHEGGDVFQWVMKRNGVSFRHAYELLREGIGALTAQPVKQTTVRALPPPVQFDADDQALLNQVIDYYHRTLTQNREGLAYLEKRGLVSSEAIEYFKLGLANRTLGLRLPNKQRKSGADIRAQLEKLGIMRASGHEHFAGCLIVPILDAGGNVVEVYGRKTSKVKEGEPKHLYLPGPHAGVFNLDAIKVSDEIILCEALIDALTFWCAGFRHVTSSYGTGGFTDDHLAAFQKYGTKRVLIAYDRDEAGDVGAAKVAELLLNAGIDCYRIEFPKGMDANEYALRMQPASKSLGLVIRSAIWLGKGKAPALTTDTMSVDIEPVLIEATTPSEIVSPTIIEPAAPASPLPEAPKVELVTEIDGEQILIGLGDRRYRIRGLAQNPSLTPIKVNVLVSRNDAFHVDTFDINIARHRAMFATLAAKELNLKDDVLIKDLGRIYLKLEALHEATLAKTNDKKPELVTLTDDEKKAALDLLRDVKLLDRILADFHACGVVGEETNKLVGYLAAVSRKLDKPLAVIVQSTSAAGKSSLMEACLAFVPEEERIQYSAITGQALFYMGNINLKHKVLALSEEEGAARASYALKLLQSEGKLTIASTAKDPETGRLETQPYSVEGPVMIFMTTTAIDIDDELMNRCLVLAVDENREQTRAIHQLQREAETLEGFIAKEERSHLLKLHQNAQRLLKSLHVVNPFARALTFPDTATRMRRDHTKYLALIRAIALVHQHQRIIKTMTHRGQPKEYIEASLDDIEIANKLAHDVLGRTLDELPPQTRRLLLLLDHMVSASCVRLKMDRCDFRFSRREVREFTSLSDTQLRLHIDRLVELEYLIVHRGGRGQSFVYELIYDGKGKDGKPFVPGLIDVEKLRSTSTTKSSRGSDGGFAGSTRPQRGVNTGGSRPTKNNETLGNQSVESASRDDLLENALPEPETETES; encoded by the coding sequence ATGCCCCAACGCATCCCACCCGACGACATCGAGCGCCTCAAACAAACCGTCTCCATCGAACGCCTCGTCGAGGCCGCCGGCATCGAGCTCAAGCGCCACGGCAAAACCTTAATGGGCCGCTGCCCGTTCCACGACGACAAAACCCCATCGCTTGCGATCACCCCTGACAAAAATCTCTGGCATTGCTTAGGCGCCTGCCACGAAGGCGGCGACGTGTTCCAGTGGGTCATGAAGCGCAACGGCGTATCGTTCCGTCATGCTTATGAGTTGTTGCGCGAGGGCATTGGTGCTTTAACCGCGCAGCCCGTCAAACAAACCACGGTGCGCGCCTTACCGCCGCCGGTGCAGTTCGATGCTGATGACCAAGCATTGCTCAACCAAGTCATCGACTACTACCACCGCACCTTGACGCAAAACCGCGAGGGCTTGGCGTACCTCGAAAAGCGCGGCCTCGTATCGAGCGAAGCCATTGAGTACTTCAAGCTCGGCCTTGCCAATCGCACGTTGGGTCTGCGTCTGCCGAACAAACAACGCAAGAGCGGCGCCGACATCCGCGCCCAACTCGAAAAGCTCGGTATCATGCGCGCAAGCGGTCACGAGCACTTCGCCGGTTGCCTCATCGTTCCGATCCTCGATGCGGGCGGCAATGTCGTCGAGGTCTACGGTCGCAAAACGAGCAAGGTGAAAGAAGGCGAGCCGAAACATCTTTACCTGCCCGGTCCACATGCCGGCGTCTTCAACCTCGACGCGATCAAAGTGAGCGACGAAATCATCCTGTGCGAAGCGTTGATCGACGCGCTCACGTTCTGGTGCGCCGGCTTCCGTCACGTCACATCGAGTTACGGCACCGGCGGCTTCACCGACGATCATTTAGCCGCGTTCCAAAAGTACGGCACGAAGCGCGTGCTCATTGCTTACGATCGCGACGAGGCCGGCGATGTCGGTGCGGCCAAGGTCGCCGAGTTGTTGTTGAACGCCGGCATTGATTGCTACCGCATCGAGTTCCCGAAAGGCATGGACGCGAACGAGTACGCGTTGCGCATGCAACCGGCATCGAAGAGCTTAGGGCTTGTGATCCGCTCCGCCATCTGGCTCGGCAAAGGTAAGGCACCGGCGCTCACCACCGACACGATGAGTGTCGATATCGAACCGGTACTCATCGAAGCAACGACGCCGAGCGAGATCGTGTCGCCGACGATCATCGAGCCGGCGGCCCCGGCCTCGCCGTTGCCCGAGGCACCGAAAGTCGAGCTGGTGACCGAGATCGACGGCGAGCAAATCCTGATCGGTCTTGGTGACCGGCGTTACCGCATCCGTGGCCTTGCGCAAAACCCGAGCCTCACCCCGATCAAAGTGAACGTGCTCGTCTCACGCAACGACGCCTTCCACGTCGATACCTTCGACATCAACATCGCGCGTCACCGCGCGATGTTCGCCACCCTTGCGGCCAAAGAGTTAAACCTAAAAGACGACGTGCTCATCAAAGACCTGGGCCGCATCTACTTAAAGCTCGAAGCGCTCCACGAAGCGACACTCGCGAAGACCAACGACAAAAAGCCCGAGCTCGTCACACTCACCGACGACGAAAAGAAAGCCGCCCTCGATCTGTTGCGCGATGTAAAGCTCCTCGATCGCATCCTCGCCGACTTCCACGCCTGCGGCGTGGTCGGCGAAGAGACCAACAAGCTCGTCGGTTATTTAGCCGCCGTCTCGCGCAAGCTCGACAAACCGCTGGCGGTGATCGTGCAGAGCACGAGCGCTGCCGGCAAATCGTCGTTGATGGAGGCGTGCCTTGCGTTCGTGCCGGAGGAAGAGCGCATCCAATACTCCGCGATCACGGGTCAGGCGTTGTTCTACATGGGCAACATCAATCTCAAACACAAAGTGCTCGCGCTCTCCGAAGAAGAAGGTGCGGCGCGCGCCTCGTATGCGTTAAAGCTGTTGCAGAGTGAAGGCAAGCTCACCATCGCGAGCACCGCCAAAGATCCGGAGACCGGCCGGCTTGAGACACAGCCTTACAGCGTCGAGGGTCCGGTCATGATCTTTATGACCACCACCGCCATCGACATCGACGACGAGCTCATGAACCGTTGCTTAGTCCTAGCCGTCGATGAGAACCGCGAGCAAACACGTGCGATCCATCAGTTGCAGCGCGAAGCCGAAACGCTCGAAGGGTTCATCGCCAAAGAAGAGCGGAGCCATCTGCTCAAGCTCCATCAGAACGCGCAACGCTTGTTAAAGTCGTTGCACGTCGTCAATCCGTTCGCGCGGGCGCTCACGTTCCCCGACACCGCGACCCGGATGCGTCGCGATCACACCAAGTACCTCGCGCTCATCCGCGCGATCGCGCTCGTGCACCAGCACCAGCGCATCATCAAAACCATGACCCATCGCGGCCAACCGAAGGAGTACATCGAGGCGAGCTTGGACGACATCGAGATCGCCAACAAACTTGCGCACGACGTGCTCGGTCGCACGCTCGATGAGTTACCGCCGCAAACGCGGCGGCTGTTGTTGTTGCTCGATCACATGGTGAGCGCGTCGTGCGTGCGCTTAAAGATGGACCGATGCGACTTCCGCTTTAGCCGGCGTGAGGTTCGCGAGTTCACGAGCTTAAGTGACACGCAATTACGTCTGCACATCGATCGCCTCGTCGAGCTCGAATACTTGATCGTGCATCGCGGCGGCCGCGGCCAATCGTTCGTGTATGAGTTGATCTACGACGGCAAAGGCAAAGACGGCAAACCGTTCGTGCCCGGCTTGATCGACGTCGAGAAGTTGCGATCTACATCTACAACAAAAAGTTCGCGGGGGTCGGACGGGGGGTTCGCGGGGTCAACGCGCCCCCAACGCGGGGTCAACACGGGGGGATCGCGGCCCACAAAAAATAACGAAACCCTCGGCAATCAAAGCGTGGAATCCGCCTCGCGCGATGACCTGCTCGAAAACGCACTTCCGGAACCCGAAACCGAAACGGAATCGTAG
- a CDS encoding type I addiction module toxin, SymE family gives MKPRRLTVNRTRVESRGTRHPRQLPQPIPLLRLQGRWLDQAGFTIGAEVRVAVARGLLALEVIDPDNET, from the coding sequence ATGAAACCGCGCCGCCTGACGGTCAACCGCACCCGCGTCGAGTCCCGTGGCACTCGTCACCCGCGTCAACTTCCTCAGCCGATACCGCTGCTTCGCCTGCAAGGCCGTTGGCTCGATCAAGCTGGCTTCACCATTGGCGCCGAGGTACGTGTCGCGGTCGCGCGCGGACTGCTCGCGCTCGAAGTAATCGACCCCGACAACGAGACGTAA
- a CDS encoding helix-turn-helix domain-containing protein, translating to MLMASQSESVVRVMTPDEQQFLKALGGRIAALRKAQGVSQRAMADELGIAQQTYAHYEVGRIRMPIATLPVIAQFFGVSVDELLGRKNGTGKRGPAPKLQQQIERLSRLPKAKQKFVMEMLEGVLSQASR from the coding sequence ATGCTGATGGCGTCGCAATCAGAGTCGGTGGTGAGAGTGATGACCCCGGATGAGCAACAGTTTTTGAAGGCGCTCGGTGGCCGCATCGCCGCGCTGCGTAAGGCACAAGGTGTGAGTCAACGCGCAATGGCCGATGAACTCGGGATCGCGCAGCAGACCTACGCGCACTATGAAGTCGGCCGCATCCGTATGCCGATCGCGACACTGCCGGTGATCGCGCAGTTCTTCGGTGTCAGCGTCGATGAACTGCTCGGACGCAAGAACGGCACCGGCAAGCGCGGACCGGCGCCGAAGCTGCAACAGCAGATCGAACGGTTAAGTCGGTTGCCGAAGGCGAAGCAGAAGTTTGTGATGGAGATGCTGGAGGGCGTGCTCAGTCAGGCGAGCCGCTAA
- a CDS encoding RHS repeat protein produces the protein MKSVTNAVGHITTYDSYDTAGRVTQITDPNGLKTVYDYEPRGKVRTITQTPATGASRITRYTYNPAGNVTSITLPDGVVLTYTYNAAQQLTSITDNQSNRVTYTYDLKGNRTQAATYDLTGTLVRQIDTAYDLRNHVNAITVGSAITQQLTDAIGNLTNETDPKQVAASSGIATTHTYDALNRLIQTVNNLGGITTYGYNQNDQLVQVKAPNNATTTYEYDDLANLLKETSPDRGATTYVYDDAGNVKQVTDARGITVKYTYDALNRLKLIDHPTDVDVIYVYDTATNCTLGNGNLCQVTDESGTTVYGYDAFGNVVTQRKTELGKTYLTQTTYDAGNRIKSITYPDNRVVTYPRDTLGRITGVTGTANSLATTLLTGRTYRADGLLLRHLHLQPPRPANPQSRGQHHDRLPLRPDRKPHPRNQQHRHRQSRLRLHRQPPDRTSQT, from the coding sequence TTGAAGTCCGTCACTAACGCCGTCGGCCACATCACCACCTACGACAGTTACGACACGGCTGGCCGTGTCACTCAGATCACCGACCCCAATGGTCTCAAGACCGTCTACGACTACGAGCCACGGGGCAAGGTGAGAACCATCACCCAAACACCAGCGACCGGCGCCTCCCGAATCACGCGCTACACCTACAACCCCGCCGGCAACGTTACGTCGATCACGTTACCCGATGGCGTTGTGTTGACGTACACCTACAACGCGGCTCAACAGCTCACCTCGATTACCGACAATCAGAGCAACCGCGTTACCTACACTTACGATCTAAAAGGCAACCGCACCCAAGCAGCGACCTACGACCTGACCGGCACCTTAGTACGCCAGATCGACACCGCCTACGACCTGCGTAATCACGTCAATGCGATCACCGTCGGCAGCGCCATCACCCAACAACTCACCGACGCCATCGGCAACCTTACTAATGAGACCGACCCCAAGCAGGTTGCGGCGAGTAGCGGCATCGCCACCACCCATACCTACGACGCCTTAAACCGCCTCATCCAAACGGTCAACAACCTCGGCGGCATTACCACCTACGGCTACAACCAAAACGACCAACTCGTTCAAGTGAAGGCGCCCAACAACGCCACCACCACCTATGAGTACGACGATTTAGCCAATCTCTTAAAAGAGACGAGCCCGGATCGGGGCGCCACCACCTACGTCTACGACGACGCCGGCAACGTAAAGCAAGTTACCGACGCCCGCGGCATCACGGTGAAGTACACCTACGACGCCCTCAACCGACTCAAACTGATCGACCACCCGACCGACGTCGACGTGATCTATGTCTACGACACCGCGACCAACTGCACCTTAGGCAACGGCAACCTCTGCCAAGTCACCGACGAATCCGGCACGACGGTCTACGGCTACGACGCCTTCGGCAACGTAGTAACTCAGCGCAAAACCGAACTCGGAAAAACGTATCTCACCCAAACCACCTACGACGCCGGCAACCGGATAAAGAGCATCACCTATCCCGACAACCGCGTCGTCACTTACCCAAGAGATACCCTCGGCAGAATCACCGGCGTCACCGGGACGGCAAACAGCCTCGCCACGACCCTGCTCACGGGCAGAACCTACCGTGCCGATGGTCTATTACTGAGGCACCTACACCTACAACCACCTAGGCCAGCGAACCCGCAAAGTCGAGGGCAACACCACGACCGTCTACCACTACGACCTGACAGGAAACCTCATCCTAGAAACCAGCAACACCGGCACCGTCAAAGTCGTCTACGTCTACACCGACAACCTCCCGATCGCACAAGTCAAACGTAG